The proteins below are encoded in one region of Epinephelus lanceolatus isolate andai-2023 chromosome 7, ASM4190304v1, whole genome shotgun sequence:
- the LOC117261079 gene encoding putative UDP-sugar transporter protein SLC35A4 gives MIVIQNVGPRSPARIRRQWVKRILWGVLFGLMVLIYGSHAPLITLTKVDGQVPFNPSSCVVMIELSKLVISLATLVLTGGTSALHAPPPLARVAPYAVPAILYALNNHLVVLMQAYMDPSSYQVLSNLKIASTALLYSFCLGKRLRPSQWLAVGLLMGAGVCHSYSSLGPGDVERTEAEEGLRLHITTWGLFLVLVYCCVSGLAAVYTEMVLKSQRLPLSLQNLYLYVFGVAINGLSCFSFAAGEKSFLEGYSGVVWAIIAGQAANGLLMSVVLKHGSGITRLFVISCSMLVNALLSWGILGLQLTPVFLLPISMIGLAAYLYYR, from the coding sequence ATGATTGTGATCCAGAATGTGGGGCCAAGATCCCCAGCAAGGATTAGGAGACAGTGGGTGAAAAGGATTCTTTGGGGTGTCCTCTTCGGGCTGATGGTCCTTATCTATGGCTCCCATGCACCGCTCATCACTCTCACCAAAGTCGATGGTCAAGTTCCTTTCAACCCCTCATCATGTGTTGTCATGATTGAGTTATCCAAACTGGTGATTTCTCTGGCAACTCTTGTTCTAACTGGGGGTACATCTGCCCTACATGCTCCTCCACCTCTAGCCCGCGTGGCCCCCTATGCAGTCCCTGCCATACTCTATGCCCTCAACAACCACCTGGTAGTACTCATGCAGGCCTACATGGACCCAAGCTCATACCAAGTTCTCTCTAACCTGAAAATTGCCTCCACTGCCCTGCTGTACTCCTTTTGCCTGGGCAAGAGGCTCCGGCCTTCTCAGTGGTTAGCTGTGGGGCTCCTCATGGGTGCAGGCGTGTGCCACAGCTACAGCAGCCTGGGCCCAGGGGACGTTGAGAGGACTGAAGCTGAGGAAGGTCTCAGGCTTCACATCACAACTTGGGGGCTTTTCCTTGTGCTGGTGTACTGCTGTGTTTCAGGGCTAGCAGCAgtttacacagagatggtgCTGAAGAGCCAGAGGCTGCCCCTCAGCTTACAGAATCTCTACCTCTATGTGTTTGGTGTGGCCATCAACGGGCTATCCTGCTTCTCCTTTGCAGCAGGTGAAAAGAGCTTTCTGGAAGGATACTCAGGGGTGGTCTGGGCCATTATAGCAGGGCAGGCAGCTAATGGACTCTTGATGTCTGTGGTGCTCAAGCACGGCAGCGGGATCACCAGACTGTTTGTCATTTCCTGCTCCATGCTGGTTAATGCTCTGTTGTCTTGGGGCATCTTAGGGCTGCAGCTCACACCTGTTTTCCTCCTACCCATTTCTATGATTGGACTGGCAGCTTACCTTTATTACAGATAG
- the LOC117261078 gene encoding uncharacterized protein LOC117261078 has translation MIQHRITSNVCQCQFYPDGSAVDLLSPNRQTLKLVPHPVLGSLVGGLCEVCVCSAEEAYTMYETCREALKANAGSISSRCSSLFSVAIEWKLHPQEVESEVYRSRLQLFSLAGGASRTDLRGVSPLVKVMDQTQSEATTNENIFPCLLNDALTGNSRTVLIYCVHPQGLLDDETPSALALAQKARRLVTNASVDRWCPRATEQKIRDDIVELRSAMMSQGESEVHTTFRLAELTQNLQIVKNQSWEKRREESKKIKDKTQSCRTPNSNLHSSDHREGTDTMKYLQAQLKQEMEEHIREGKGNVEKVQDRLGRIQQLREALREETLKNGAATDKSDLCQQSQLEYNKAQERRRQLKEDHGRLIQEEVEKMERDLAQEQLLTEGPQRELLVLTRERQVLVLQIEALRAEAQQAERDLQNQYHRHQTELHCLREESLQVFRVFRQVSEEQRRMSEGRYRSVLLEAVQDAVYLSAQNQELQADNKHLRKALGELKDTLAVRGDSTT, from the exons ATGATACAGCACAGGATAACTTCTAATGTTTGTCAATGTCAGTTTTATCCAGATGGCAGTGCCGTGGATCTGCTGAGCCCCAATAGACAGACTCTGAAACTTGTTCCACATCCCGTCCTTGGAAG TCTTGTAGGAGGTTTATGTGAGGTGTGCGTGTGTTCAGCAGAAGAAGCCTACActatgtatgaaacatgcagGGAGGCACTGAAGGCCAATGCAGGCTCCATTTCCAGCAG ATGTAGTTCCCTGTTCTCTGTGGCCATTGAGTGGAAACTTCATCCACAGGAGGTGGAGTCAGAGGTCTACCGCAGCAGACTGCAGCTGTTCAGTCTGGCAGGAGGAGCCAGCAGGACTGACCTCAGAGG AGTCAGCCCACTGGTGAAGGTTATGGACCAAACTCAATCCGAAGCtacaacaaatgaaaacatcttCCCATGCCTTCTCAATGATGCCTTAACAGGGAACAGCAGGACAGTCCTCATCTACTGTGTCCACCCTCAAG GTCTCCTAGATGATGAGACCCCCTCCGCTTTAGCTTTGGCCCAGAAAGCAAGACGTTTGGTGACTAATGCCAGTGTTGATCGCTGGTGTCCAAGGGCAACTGAGCAAAAGATCAGAGATGACATCGTGGAGCTAAGGAGTGCGATGATGTCACAGGGGGAAAGTGAGGTTCACACCACCTTTAGGTTAGCAGAGCTGACCCAAAACCTGCAG ATTGTGAAAAATCAGTCatgggagaagaggagggaagaGTCAAAGAAGATAAAAGACAAAACGCAG AGCTGTCGGACCCCAAATAGCAATTTGCACAGCAGTGATCACAGAGAGGGGACAGACACAATGAAATATTTACAAGCCCAGCTGAAACAAGAAATGGAGGAGCATATCAGAG AAGGTAAAGGGAATGTAGAGAAAGTCCAGGACAGATTAGGAAGAATTCAGCAGCTGAGGGAGGCTCtcagagaggagacactgaaGAACGGGGCTGCTACGGATAAATCTGACCTCTGTCAACAA TCTCAGTTAGAATACAACAAAGCCCAGGAACGGAGGAGGCAACTTAAGGAGGACCACGGGAGATTAAttcaggaggaggtggagaagatggagagagacTTGGCACAGGAACAGCTACTG ACAGAAGGCCCCCAGAGAGAGCTGCTGGTGCTGACCAGAGAGAGGCAGGTCCTGGTGCTGCAGATAGAGGCCCTGCGCGCTGAGGCCCAGCAGGCTGAGAGAGACCTGCAGAATCAATATCACAGACACCAAACAGAGCTGCACTGTCTGAGAGAGGAGAGCCTGCAG GTGTTCAGAGTGTTTCGTCAGGTAagcgaggagcagaggaggatgtcAGAGGGCAGATACCGCAGCGTGCTGCTGGAGGCTGTGCAGGATGCCGTATACCTGTCTGCCCAGAACCAGGAGCTGCAGGCTGACAACAAACACCTCCGTAAGG cGCTGGGGGAGTTGAAGGATACTCTGGCTGTGCGAGGTGACTCTACGACTTAA
- the LOC117261080 gene encoding SLC35A4 upstream open reading frame protein isoform X1 produces MTRGSTNCSETTFRSRRQSQDPLKQLKDLTKLKNQLEEIQRRVENEISVGLPQGGSVLGSPFLKGFLAGYVVAKLRSSAILGVLLGTITGMYVAQNYQVPNIERTVKDYMNSMKKGPK; encoded by the exons ATGACCCGAGGCTCTACAAACTGCTCTGAAACAACCTTTAGGAGTCGCCGACAAAGTCAG gATCCTCTGAAACAGTTGAAAGATCTGACAAAGCTCAAAAACCAGTTGGAGGAAATCCAGAGGCGAGTAGAGAACGAAATTTCTGTAGGACTTCCTCAG GGAGGCTCAGTGTTGGGATCTCCATTTCTGAAGGGCTTTCTGGCCGGCTATGTGGTGGCCAAGCTACGCTCCTCTGCCATCCTGGGAGTGCTGCTGGGAACAATCACTGGCATGTATGTGGCACAGAACTATCAAGTGCCCAACATTGAAAGGACTGTGAAAGACTATATGAACAGCATGAAAAAAGGACCAAAATAA
- the LOC117261080 gene encoding SLC35A4 upstream open reading frame protein isoform X2, with product MADDKDPLKQLKDLTKLKNQLEEIQRRVENEISVGLPQGGSVLGSPFLKGFLAGYVVAKLRSSAILGVLLGTITGMYVAQNYQVPNIERTVKDYMNSMKKGPK from the exons ATGGCGGATGACAAG gATCCTCTGAAACAGTTGAAAGATCTGACAAAGCTCAAAAACCAGTTGGAGGAAATCCAGAGGCGAGTAGAGAACGAAATTTCTGTAGGACTTCCTCAG GGAGGCTCAGTGTTGGGATCTCCATTTCTGAAGGGCTTTCTGGCCGGCTATGTGGTGGCCAAGCTACGCTCCTCTGCCATCCTGGGAGTGCTGCTGGGAACAATCACTGGCATGTATGTGGCACAGAACTATCAAGTGCCCAACATTGAAAGGACTGTGAAAGACTATATGAACAGCATGAAAAAAGGACCAAAATAA